The genomic DNA AACACGAGCGCAGCTTCACGGCCTTCGCGGCGCACGAGTTGCGTACCCCGCTGGCGGGCCTGCGCACCCAGGTCCAGGTCGCCCTGGCGGCGAAGGATGCGGAGGCCCGCGAAGGAGCCCTGAGGCAAACGCTGGTAGCCGTCGACCGCACCGGCCGGCTCGTGCGCCAGCTGCTCGCAATGTCCGAGCTCGATGCGGCCGTGGATGAGGGTGGGACCCAGGACATCCTGGTCGGGCCTGCCCTGGCGGAGGTCATCGCAAGCCTCGGCTCGGGTAGGCCGCCCACGCGGGTAGAGATCGATCCCGCGCTCCACCACACGACGATTCGGATGAACCGCGAGCTCTTCCATCTCGCCGTGCGCAACCTGCACGAGAACGCGGTGCAGCACTCCCCGGAGGGCGGCCTCGTCAGATGGGTTCTCGACGACAGCGCAAGCCCGCCGCTGATCGCGGTGGAGGACGAGGGCCCTGGTATCCCGGAGGACGAAATCGGCCTTGTGACCAACCGGTTCTTCCGTGGACGCCACCATAGCGCCGTAGGCAGCGGCCTCGGCCTCGCCATCGTCGACGCGGCGCTCAAGCGGACAAGGGCCGCCTTCGAGCTCCGGAACCGCCAGGACCGGCCCGGCCTGCGGGCGGGCTTCAGCATCAACGCGGCCGCAGGCTGACGGCAGCAGCGCCGCCTGGATCCGCAGTGCCATGCAAGTTGTCTCATTCGGTCCACTCGTCTTCGCCGGTGATCGCCTCGCCGCCATCATGGGCATCGGCGCCTTTATGGCCGCAACGTCGATCCTGTCCTCCCGCCTCGATCCTCGCATTGGGCGCTGGTCGATCTGGACCCTTCTCGTAGGCCTGATCACGGCACGCCTCGGTCATGTCTTCGAGAACGCCGCCAGCTTCATGACGGAGCTTTGGAGAATCTTCGCGGTCTGGCAGGGCGGCCTCTCCTGGCCCTGGGGAGTTGCCGGGATTGCGCTGGTCAGCGCGACCCAGGTGCGAACCCGGCGGGGGGCTACCGGGGCAATGGCCAGCCTCGCCATCGGCCTGTTTGCCTGGAACGTGGTGTGGCAGCTGACCAGCGCTACACCGTCCACGCCGATGCCAATGGTGGCCCTGGAGCGGGCGGAAGGAGGGTCCGTCGTCCCAACCACCTTTATGGGCAGACCCATTGTCGTAAA from Microvirga sp. TS319 includes the following:
- a CDS encoding prolipoprotein diacylglyceryl transferase family protein, translating into MQVVSFGPLVFAGDRLAAIMGIGAFMAATSILSSRLDPRIGRWSIWTLLVGLITARLGHVFENAASFMTELWRIFAVWQGGLSWPWGVAGIALVSATQVRTRRGATGAMASLAIGLFAWNVVWQLTSATPSTPMPMVALERAEGGSVVPTTFMGRPIVVNLWASWCPPCRREMPMMAEMAAGRHEVTFLFVNQGEGRAAVEAYLAGQKLTLPNVLLDPRRNVAGHYAMPGLPATLFIGRDGKLRSVHVGEISREALAAAIDRLPSE